A single window of Hyphomicrobiales bacterium DNA harbors:
- a CDS encoding hypothetical protein (Evidence 5 : Unknown function) produces MNPTHSAAPEHLPFFIPTPGTTDVLMVVMAIFLLLIVLAMGLLFLRLHTLPERIAHRSHKLQFEIVAVLGLLALFTHMHVFWVAGLLLALIDIPDFGRPLRSIAQSLEKIAGTAPDTNIAGAEVKGIPAKEADASVTTASRDTQGAHPHA; encoded by the coding sequence ATGAATCCGACCCACTCGGCCGCGCCGGAGCACCTGCCGTTTTTCATTCCCACACCCGGTACGACCGACGTCCTCATGGTCGTCATGGCGATCTTTCTTCTGCTGATCGTGCTAGCGATGGGGTTGCTTTTCCTGCGCCTGCACACGCTGCCTGAACGTATCGCGCACAGATCCCACAAATTGCAGTTCGAGATTGTCGCAGTACTCGGCTTACTGGCTCTCTTCACTCACATGCATGTGTTCTGGGTTGCGGGCTTGTTGTTGGCCTTGATCGACATTCCCGATTTCGGGCGACCGCTGAGGAGTATCGCACAGTCGCTGGAGAAGATCGCCGGTACCGCGCCCGACACGAACATCGCCGGAGCTGAGGTGAAAGGCATTCCGGCCAAGGAGGCCGATGCATCCGTGACAACAGCATCCCGGGACACCCAGGGAGCTCACCCCCATGCTTGA
- a CDS encoding Multidrug resistance efflux pump, producing the protein MLELLFCSILTILPDYLYRRYVQGRRVGKEITLYSVWFELRWGIISCLMLTIGLITVIFYNHPSTSNVTVFFRTIPVLPESNGRVAEIFVGFSDDIKQGEPIFRLDSTRQEAAAETARRRIAEADAALLVARADILASDGRLREARGAHQQAVDELETKREIYRRNPGAVALRDLERLEVSVEGRQGAIDAAAAAKQEAEARVSALLPAEKASAEAALAQAQVDLDKTVIRAGVTGRLEQFTLRVGDVVNPLMRPAGVLIPEGAGRGRLQAGFGQVEAQVMRVGMVAEATCISKPWTIIPLVVTGVQDFIAAGQFRGGEQLLDPQFAAQPGTILVTLEPLYEGGLDGVMPGSSCVANAYTSNHDLLASKDVGALRGVALHAVDAVALVHAMLLRIQALIMPIQTLVFGGH; encoded by the coding sequence ATGCTTGAGCTCCTGTTTTGTTCCATTCTCACGATCTTGCCGGATTATCTCTATCGCCGCTATGTTCAGGGCAGGCGTGTCGGCAAGGAAATTACGCTTTATTCGGTTTGGTTTGAATTGCGGTGGGGAATCATTTCATGCTTGATGCTGACAATCGGGCTAATAACGGTGATTTTTTACAATCATCCGTCGACGAGTAACGTAACCGTATTCTTCCGGACAATCCCGGTATTGCCGGAATCCAATGGGCGTGTCGCGGAGATATTCGTTGGTTTCAGCGATGATATCAAGCAAGGCGAGCCCATCTTCCGACTGGACAGTACGCGCCAAGAGGCGGCGGCCGAGACGGCCCGCCGGCGAATAGCGGAAGCCGATGCGGCCCTTTTGGTGGCACGGGCTGACATTCTGGCCTCAGATGGCCGGCTGAGGGAGGCCAGGGGCGCCCACCAGCAAGCTGTCGACGAGTTGGAAACCAAACGCGAGATCTATCGACGCAATCCAGGCGCGGTCGCGCTGCGCGATCTCGAGAGACTGGAGGTCTCCGTTGAAGGCCGCCAAGGCGCCATCGATGCGGCGGCGGCGGCGAAGCAGGAGGCAGAGGCAAGGGTTTCCGCGCTCCTCCCGGCGGAAAAGGCCAGCGCGGAGGCGGCGCTGGCTCAGGCCCAGGTCGATCTCGACAAGACTGTAATCAGGGCGGGCGTGACAGGGCGCCTGGAGCAATTCACACTGCGGGTTGGCGATGTCGTCAATCCGCTGATGCGCCCCGCCGGCGTGTTGATCCCCGAGGGCGCGGGCCGAGGGCGCCTGCAAGCCGGCTTTGGTCAGGTCGAGGCGCAAGTCATGCGCGTCGGCATGGTGGCTGAGGCGACTTGCATTTCTAAACCCTGGACCATCATTCCTCTCGTTGTCACCGGCGTTCAAGATTTCATCGCCGCCGGGCAGTTCAGGGGCGGCGAGCAATTGCTCGATCCGCAGTTCGCCGCTCAGCCCGGGACCATTCTGGTGACGCTGGAACCACTCTATGAAGGGGGGCTTGACGGTGTCATGCCCGGCAGCAGTTGCGTCGCCAACGCCTATACCAGTAATCACGATCTGCTCGCCTCAAAGGACGTCGGTGCTCTTCGCGGAGTGGCCCTTCACGCCGTTGATGCAGTGGCGCTGGTCCATGCCATGCTTCTACGGATCCAGGCGCTCATTATGCCAATCCAAACACTTGTCTTCGGGGGGCACTGA
- a CDS encoding hypothetical protein (Evidence 5 : Unknown function): MSRAKGTMAIAAQKNTKPAGRLPARSRMTAAGAKISNQLSDSIDLSFPERLEVLRIGSVAMILFTRNQAAII; this comes from the coding sequence ATGAGCCGTGCAAAGGGCACGATGGCAATAGCGGCGCAAAAAAACACAAAGCCGGCGGGCAGATTGCCGGCCCGATCGAGGATGACAGCGGCGGGGGCAAAGATCAGCAACCAGTTGAGTGACAGCATAGACCTGAGTTTTCCGGAACGACTCGAGGTCCTGAGAATTGGATCGGTTGCCATGATTTTGTTTACCCGCAATCAAGCAGCGATCATTTAG
- a CDS encoding Ca(2+)/H(+) antiporter — MLSLNWLLIFAPAAVILDRAGNLPAGFVFFCAAIAIVPFARLIVKGTEHVAAYAGATLGGLLNATFGNLPELIIAIAALRAGLVEMVRASIIGALLANLLFALGLSFLLGGARHRRQEYNPRAVSAFSSTMVLAWLSLALPSAFHRALGEQVAQAQYVILDVIVAVLLLSLYGLFLLYSLLTHPETFAELGSPLAEEAGDRAGMIRGIAMLLVASFGAAWMSEILVGAAEQAGRSLGMSQMFMGVIVLAVIGGAAETGSAVAMARANRIDLSLGIALGSCVQIALFVAPLLVLIAPIIGPVQFQLVFSQAEMWMLFGAVLLGLAVTMSGHADWFKGAQLLALYIIVAVVLYLIPGATQ, encoded by the coding sequence ATGCTGTCACTCAACTGGTTGCTGATCTTTGCCCCCGCCGCTGTCATCCTCGATCGGGCCGGCAATCTGCCCGCCGGCTTTGTGTTTTTTTGCGCCGCTATTGCCATCGTGCCCTTTGCACGGCTCATCGTGAAGGGAACGGAGCATGTCGCGGCCTATGCCGGCGCGACACTGGGAGGCTTGCTGAATGCGACCTTTGGCAATCTTCCGGAACTCATCATCGCCATCGCGGCTTTGCGTGCCGGCCTTGTTGAAATGGTGCGCGCATCAATCATCGGAGCGCTCCTGGCCAACTTGCTCTTTGCTCTGGGGCTTTCTTTTCTGCTTGGTGGGGCGCGGCACCGGAGGCAGGAATATAACCCCCGCGCTGTGTCGGCTTTTTCATCCACCATGGTGCTGGCGTGGCTCAGTCTGGCGCTGCCGAGCGCCTTTCACCGTGCCTTGGGTGAGCAGGTGGCTCAGGCTCAATATGTCATCCTGGATGTCATCGTAGCCGTGCTGTTGTTGTCTCTCTATGGGCTTTTTCTCCTCTATTCGCTGCTCACGCACCCTGAGACTTTCGCTGAACTCGGGTCGCCTTTAGCCGAGGAGGCGGGCGATCGCGCAGGGATGATCCGCGGCATCGCGATGTTGCTGGTGGCTTCCTTCGGCGCGGCCTGGATGAGTGAAATCCTCGTTGGAGCCGCGGAGCAAGCTGGTCGCTCACTGGGCATGTCTCAAATGTTCATGGGCGTCATCGTGCTCGCGGTCATTGGCGGCGCGGCCGAAACCGGGTCGGCGGTGGCCATGGCGCGCGCCAATCGCATCGATCTCAGCCTCGGAATCGCCCTGGGAAGCTGCGTGCAGATCGCTCTGTTTGTCGCGCCGTTGCTGGTCCTGATCGCGCCCATCATTGGTCCGGTGCAATTCCAGCTTGTCTTCTCGCAAGCTGAAATGTGGATGTTGTTTGGCGCTGTGCTTCTCGGTCTCGCCGTCACCATGTCCGGCCATGCGGACTGGTTCAAAGGGGCGCAGCTTCTGGCGCTCTACATCATTGTTGCCGTTGTTCTCTACCTTATCCCCGGGGCGACGCAATAA
- a CDS encoding conserved exported hypothetical protein (Evidence 4 : Unknown function but conserved in other organisms), producing MRIPQRARLFTALLFLAMAIYLPGASAQTAKPKPSGRVVIEQAQVAFIGSAAVGGGTLYFRGKTYPFTINGLGFGGVGVSKLRATGDAFNLARPRDLEGIYGQARIGWALASKGDGRLWLQNDKGVVLRLQSKRQGLMLAGGADAVRIQLR from the coding sequence ATGCGAATTCCGCAGCGCGCCCGCCTATTCACTGCTCTCTTATTTCTCGCTATGGCAATATATCTGCCGGGTGCTTCCGCCCAAACGGCGAAGCCCAAACCCTCGGGGCGCGTCGTCATCGAACAGGCCCAAGTCGCGTTTATTGGCAGTGCGGCAGTAGGCGGCGGCACATTATACTTCCGCGGGAAGACCTATCCATTCACGATCAATGGGCTTGGCTTTGGAGGAGTAGGCGTATCCAAGCTGAGGGCGACAGGCGATGCCTTTAACCTCGCCCGTCCTCGCGATCTCGAAGGCATCTACGGACAGGCTCGCATCGGCTGGGCTCTGGCTAGCAAAGGCGACGGGCGACTTTGGCTGCAGAATGACAAAGGTGTTGTGTTGCGGCTGCAATCCAAGAGGCAGGGACTGATGCTCGCTGGAGGCGCGGATGCGGTGCGAATACAGCTCCGTTGA
- a CDS encoding conserved hypothetical protein (Evidence 4 : Unknown function but conserved in other organisms) — MEAQKTGSVEPKAWQELGDEAFMSAADLRRYMGEMQIAKASQSIESTDRAEKARQELVKQLAERIDLTPERLKQILQPLRSKLRAAAERGDTELLVMRFPNTLCSDKGRAINNSDPSWPDTLTGRPRQAYELWQSHLKDGGFRLTAMVIEWPGGMPGDVGFFLKWGDSRL, encoded by the coding sequence ATGGAAGCTCAGAAGACGGGCTCCGTCGAACCCAAAGCATGGCAGGAACTCGGCGACGAGGCATTCATGTCGGCGGCCGATCTGCGTCGCTATATGGGCGAGATGCAGATAGCAAAAGCGTCGCAGTCGATTGAAAGCACGGATCGCGCGGAAAAAGCGCGGCAAGAACTCGTCAAGCAGCTTGCCGAACGCATCGACCTCACCCCCGAGCGGCTGAAGCAGATCCTTCAGCCCTTACGCTCGAAACTGCGCGCCGCCGCGGAGCGCGGGGACACGGAGCTGCTGGTCATGCGCTTTCCCAACACCTTGTGTTCGGACAAGGGGCGCGCCATCAACAACAGCGATCCGTCCTGGCCTGATACCCTGACCGGTCGGCCGCGCCAAGCCTATGAGCTCTGGCAGAGCCACCTGAAAGATGGCGGTTTCAGGCTGACGGCCATGGTCATCGAATGGCCCGGTGGTATGCCCGGCGATGTCGGCTTCTTCCTCAAGTGGGGAGACAGCAGGCTCTGA
- a CDS encoding hypothetical protein (Evidence 5 : Unknown function): MGRKKDDIKAKKAAVDDTVTSPAPMKRKEFEAELRKLQVELVRLQTWVKATGAKVVVVFEGRDTAGKGG, encoded by the coding sequence ATGGGCCGTAAGAAAGACGATATAAAGGCAAAAAAAGCCGCGGTTGATGACACGGTGACTTCTCCCGCTCCCATGAAGCGCAAGGAATTCGAGGCGGAGCTGCGCAAGCTTCAGGTCGAACTCGTGCGGCTCCAGACCTGGGTGAAGGCGACCGGCGCCAAGGTCGTCGTGGTGTTTGAAGGGCGGGACACCGCGGGCAAGGGGGGGTGA
- a CDS encoding putative Polyphosphate kinase (Evidence 3 : Putative function from multiple computational evidences; Product type e : enzyme): protein MISRIMQRVSPRVFRHVALPAPTEREKSQLYIQRYIAHFPAAGEIILFDRSWYNRAGVERVMGFCSKEEYERFMRLVPSFEQEMIENGITILKYFLDVSQDEQRRRFAARIDEPIKHWKLSPMDTESVRRWWDYTAAYQDMLRGTDTAASPWFVVPSDDKRRARLNLISHFLSKIPYEKVKVDLPKMPKVQPRPKGVEDALPVRDTVPSSY from the coding sequence GTGATCAGTCGGATCATGCAACGGGTCAGCCCCCGTGTTTTCCGCCATGTCGCCCTACCTGCGCCGACCGAGCGTGAGAAGAGCCAGCTGTATATCCAGCGCTATATCGCCCATTTTCCCGCCGCCGGCGAGATCATCCTGTTCGACCGCTCATGGTACAATCGGGCCGGCGTGGAGCGCGTCATGGGGTTCTGCAGCAAGGAAGAATACGAGCGCTTCATGCGGCTCGTGCCTTCCTTCGAACAGGAAATGATCGAGAACGGAATCACCATTCTCAAGTATTTTCTGGATGTCAGCCAGGATGAACAACGCCGGCGTTTTGCAGCGCGCATTGATGAGCCTATCAAGCACTGGAAGTTGAGCCCCATGGACACGGAGTCGGTGCGGCGCTGGTGGGACTACACTGCGGCTTATCAGGACATGCTGCGCGGAACGGATACTGCAGCGAGCCCTTGGTTCGTCGTTCCCTCCGATGACAAGCGTCGGGCACGCCTCAATCTTATTTCTCATTTCCTTAGCAAGATACCTTACGAAAAGGTCAAGGTGGATCTTCCGAAGATGCCGAAGGTGCAACCGCGGCCCAAGGGTGTCGAGGATGCGTTGCCTGTTCGGGATACCGTCCCGTCATCGTATTGA
- a CDS encoding High affinity sulfate transporter 1: protein MTAHDPRESGPIWSGHTPLKPESEMGRGWLRWMPGLRTLLDYKIGWLGQDVVAGLVLATMLVPVGIAYAVASGLPGITGLYATIVPLLVYAIVGPSRILVLGPDSALAAVILGVVLPLSLGDPQRAIVLAGAMALVSGTVLVLAGLGRLGFVTELLSKPIRYGYMNGIALTVLISQLPKLLGISTDATGPLRNLWAIGRSMLEGKVNWMSLAIGLATLAVILLLRGSKRVPGILVAVIGAAVLVGLFDLADRFGVAILGSVPQGLPGFTLPLIRLDDIVPVLLGGFAVALVSFADTSVLSRSYAARTGANVDPNQEMIGLGAANLATGLFQGFPISSSSSRTPVAEAAGARTQLTGLVGAATIAVLLMFAPDLLRNLPNAALAAVVIASAIGLFEVADLKRIYQIQRWEFWLSIVCFVGVAVLGPIPGIGLAIVIAIIEFLWDGWRPYCAVLGRPEGIPGYHDVTRYPDARRIPGLVLFRWDAPLFFANAELFRERVLAAVADSPTKVQWVVVTAAPVTSVDVTAADALIELDESLRASGIDFCFAELKDPVKDKLKRFGLSTQFDEAHFFPTIDSAIARYLKSREEGLDDA, encoded by the coding sequence ATGACAGCGCATGACCCCCGAGAATCTGGACCGATCTGGTCAGGCCACACCCCGCTGAAACCTGAGAGCGAGATGGGGCGGGGATGGCTGCGCTGGATGCCCGGTCTGCGCACCCTGCTCGACTACAAGATCGGTTGGCTCGGACAGGATGTGGTGGCCGGCCTCGTGCTGGCGACGATGCTTGTGCCTGTCGGCATCGCCTATGCAGTGGCGTCGGGCCTGCCGGGGATCACCGGCCTCTATGCCACGATCGTTCCTCTTCTTGTCTACGCCATCGTCGGGCCAAGCCGCATTCTGGTGCTGGGTCCGGATTCCGCGCTGGCAGCTGTTATCCTCGGTGTCGTGCTGCCGTTATCCCTTGGTGATCCCCAACGGGCAATCGTCCTGGCGGGCGCGATGGCGCTCGTGTCCGGAACAGTGCTTGTCCTTGCGGGGCTGGGGCGGCTGGGATTTGTAACCGAACTCCTCTCGAAGCCCATACGCTATGGCTACATGAACGGCATAGCCTTGACCGTTCTCATCAGCCAGTTACCGAAGTTGTTGGGCATTTCGACAGATGCGACGGGGCCTCTGCGCAATCTGTGGGCGATCGGGCGATCCATGCTCGAGGGCAAGGTCAACTGGATGTCCCTGGCTATCGGACTGGCCACGCTCGCGGTGATACTGCTGCTTCGAGGCAGCAAACGCGTGCCGGGCATTCTGGTCGCGGTCATTGGCGCCGCGGTTTTGGTCGGGCTGTTCGATCTCGCTGATCGCTTCGGCGTCGCAATTCTGGGATCGGTTCCCCAGGGACTGCCTGGCTTCACACTTCCGCTCATCAGGCTTGATGACATCGTCCCCGTGCTTCTTGGCGGGTTCGCCGTCGCCCTGGTCTCCTTCGCCGATACCAGTGTGCTATCCCGTTCCTACGCTGCGCGCACAGGTGCCAATGTCGATCCAAACCAGGAAATGATTGGGCTCGGTGCAGCAAATCTGGCGACGGGTCTGTTCCAGGGATTTCCTATCAGCAGCAGCAGTTCTCGCACACCGGTCGCCGAGGCTGCGGGAGCGCGTACCCAACTCACCGGCCTGGTTGGCGCCGCGACCATTGCGGTGCTGCTCATGTTTGCGCCCGACCTTCTCAGGAATCTCCCAAATGCTGCGTTGGCAGCCGTCGTCATAGCCTCGGCTATCGGCTTGTTCGAGGTGGCTGACCTCAAGCGGATCTATCAGATTCAGCGCTGGGAATTCTGGTTGTCGATTGTCTGTTTCGTCGGGGTCGCGGTGCTTGGCCCCATTCCCGGGATAGGTCTTGCGATCGTCATAGCGATTATCGAATTCCTGTGGGACGGGTGGCGGCCCTATTGCGCCGTTCTAGGTCGCCCAGAGGGCATCCCGGGCTATCATGACGTGACACGCTATCCCGACGCCCGCCGCATTCCCGGACTTGTGCTTTTTCGGTGGGACGCTCCACTCTTCTTTGCAAACGCGGAACTGTTTCGTGAGCGGGTGTTGGCTGCGGTGGCCGATTCACCCACCAAGGTTCAATGGGTTGTTGTGACGGCGGCTCCCGTGACGAGCGTCGACGTCACCGCGGCCGATGCCTTGATCGAGCTGGACGAAAGCCTGCGGGCGTCCGGAATCGATTTTTGCTTCGCCGAGTTGAAAGATCCGGTCAAGGATAAGCTCAAAAGGTTTGGACTATCAACGCAGTTCGACGAGGCGCATTTCTTCCCCACGATCGACAGCGCGATTGCCCGTTACCTCAAGTCCAGAGAAGAGGGCCTGGACGACGCATAG
- a CDS encoding AraC-like DNA-binding protein produces the protein MGSTTPTPAHPWLGRPLPPGYIHLGVAKEIVPILQDFGLDPNLLIREAGLDPSSFDDVTSVIPHASLGRLLTLSVTRANCPHFGLLVGQRATILSLGLVGRLMQHSETVGDALRSLVSNLSIQNRGAVPSLSISGDTALFSFLVYQPEAESADQISDGALAVTVNALRSLCGVDWSPSDVLLPRKQPKDTTPYRRHFRAPVRFDQESATLSLPVRDLERRIPGADPMLHAVLEERVQQLKGWPGTEFSDDIRRLLRTRLTSHRCSAADTALLLAMHRRTLSRRLKDCGIGYRTITNEIRFEIARQLLGDTKMPLAQIAATLGYSEASAFTRAFRRWSGLTPTTWRGEERLA, from the coding sequence ATGGGCTCAACGACGCCCACGCCCGCCCATCCCTGGCTTGGGCGTCCTCTCCCGCCAGGTTATATTCATCTTGGCGTCGCCAAGGAGATTGTTCCTATATTGCAGGACTTTGGCCTCGATCCCAATCTTCTCATCCGGGAGGCAGGGCTCGATCCGTCGTCGTTTGATGACGTGACAAGCGTCATCCCGCATGCCTCTCTGGGGCGCCTGCTAACTCTCAGTGTGACGAGGGCCAACTGTCCTCATTTCGGGCTCTTGGTAGGCCAGCGGGCGACTATTCTATCTCTCGGGCTGGTGGGCCGGCTCATGCAACACAGCGAGACTGTGGGCGACGCGCTCCGCAGCTTGGTTTCCAATCTCAGCATCCAGAACCGCGGCGCGGTGCCCTCCCTGTCAATCAGCGGCGATACAGCCCTCTTCAGCTTCTTGGTCTATCAGCCCGAAGCCGAGAGCGCGGACCAAATATCGGACGGCGCCCTCGCCGTGACGGTGAATGCTCTGCGCAGCCTGTGCGGTGTTGATTGGAGCCCGAGCGACGTGCTTCTGCCCCGCAAGCAGCCGAAGGATACCACCCCCTATAGACGTCACTTTCGAGCGCCCGTCCGGTTCGATCAGGAGAGCGCCACGTTGTCTTTGCCGGTTCGCGATCTCGAACGCCGGATCCCTGGCGCGGACCCCATGCTCCACGCCGTCCTCGAAGAACGCGTTCAGCAGCTAAAAGGCTGGCCCGGAACGGAGTTTTCGGACGATATCAGGCGTCTCCTGCGAACGCGGCTGACCAGCCATCGCTGTTCTGCCGCGGATACAGCTCTCCTGCTGGCTATGCACCGCCGCACGTTGAGCCGCCGTTTGAAGGACTGTGGAATAGGATATCGGACGATCACAAACGAGATACGGTTCGAGATTGCCCGGCAGTTGCTTGGGGACACGAAAATGCCGCTTGCGCAGATCGCGGCCACACTTGGCTATTCGGAAGCAAGCGCCTTCACCCGGGCATTCCGGCGCTGGTCGGGATTGACGCCGACGACGTGGCGGGGAGAGGAGCGACTCGCCTGA
- a CDS encoding hypothetical protein (Evidence 5 : Unknown function): MRQPYWMELVRPTGSASLPLRYYASLPNGMLIVDRWSGRRAGVRRILFRLTVHPDCAACGTIWARAESGPNIYILLLLSACFTRAESSLTHTPIPQQDNRCQLDAPC; the protein is encoded by the coding sequence GTGCGACAACCGTATTGGATGGAGCTGGTGCGGCCAACTGGCTCCGCATCGCTTCCCCTCAGGTATTATGCGTCCCTGCCCAACGGCATGCTGATCGTCGACCGCTGGTCCGGCAGGCGAGCAGGCGTAAGGCGGATACTATTCCGCCTCACAGTCCATCCAGATTGTGCCGCATGCGGCACAATCTGGGCCAGAGCCGAAAGCGGCCCAAATATTTACATTTTACTGTTGCTTTCAGCCTGTTTCACACGGGCCGAGTCTTCCTTAACTCATACACCCATACCGCAGCAAGATAACCGTTGCCAACTCGATGCGCCATGCTAG
- a CDS encoding conserved exported hypothetical protein (Evidence 4 : Unknown function but conserved in other organisms), which produces MPVTRRHLTAALISGAIFISAGGLNTSPAMAQQSVNVRGLGVVAVDNVDVRVVSVDLPSRNVVVERSGRQWRITVPEDFGSLAALRRRDRLSISRVEGALIAVTPARRGTKPDVVFATARNEGLFDNLPARWIVRNATVTAQFTSFDAASGTVRYVGPEGPRTLRVIDPAVISVLQTLRRGDMVNLVFTEATQIVLTPRRL; this is translated from the coding sequence ATGCCCGTAACGCGTCGCCACTTGACGGCCGCACTCATCTCGGGTGCAATATTCATTTCGGCAGGAGGGTTGAATACTTCGCCTGCCATGGCACAACAATCAGTCAATGTCCGCGGCTTGGGGGTCGTGGCAGTTGACAATGTCGATGTGCGTGTTGTCTCAGTCGATCTTCCGTCCCGCAACGTGGTTGTGGAACGAAGTGGACGTCAATGGCGTATTACCGTTCCTGAGGATTTCGGCAGTCTCGCGGCCTTGAGGCGCCGTGATCGTCTATCGATCTCCCGGGTTGAAGGTGCCTTGATTGCCGTCACGCCGGCTCGCCGAGGGACAAAGCCCGACGTTGTTTTCGCAACAGCGCGCAATGAAGGGCTCTTTGACAACCTTCCGGCCCGTTGGATCGTGCGCAACGCGACGGTTACCGCACAATTTACGAGCTTTGATGCGGCAAGCGGCACTGTCCGCTATGTTGGCCCGGAAGGACCGAGAACCCTGCGGGTGATTGATCCCGCCGTCATCAGTGTGCTGCAAACGCTGCGCCGGGGCGACATGGTCAACCTCGTTTTCACTGAAGCGACGCAGATTGTTCTCACCCCACGCAGGCTCTGA
- a CDS encoding hypothetical protein (Evidence 5 : Unknown function) — MRDGRSTETTRTSTLSTATTPKPRTLTDCCAMAGEVFNPPAEMNIAPEMSAAVKWRRVTGIFVDPLLTNAVVFLRDRSRSGESCREKMRLPERLVARELEVDTVLEARFSTFHFLKCLGTFRGNQTGVCPEALQKPAISRMHAFAEFSQVSPAVLGEFGLRLRVTRKIRTE, encoded by the coding sequence TTGCGGGACGGAAGATCGACTGAGACAACACGCACATCGACATTGTCAACTGCCACGACCCCCAAGCCGCGGACATTGACTGATTGTTGTGCCATGGCAGGCGAAGTATTCAACCCTCCTGCCGAAATGAATATTGCACCCGAGATGAGTGCGGCCGTCAAGTGGCGACGCGTTACGGGCATTTTTGTCGATCCTTTGCTGACGAACGCTGTAGTGTTCTTGCGAGATAGATCACGTAGCGGGGAAAGTTGTCGAGAGAAAATGCGATTGCCGGAAAGGCTGGTCGCGCGGGAACTTGAGGTGGACACCGTTCTGGAGGCGCGGTTTTCAACGTTTCATTTTCTGAAGTGCCTGGGAACATTCCGCGGAAATCAAACTGGCGTTTGTCCTGAGGCATTGCAGAAGCCGGCTATTTCCCGCATGCACGCTTTTGCAGAATTTTCGCAGGTCAGTCCTGCAGTGCTTGGTGAATTCGGTTTGCGATTGCGCGTAACTCGCAAGATCCGCACAGAATAG
- a CDS encoding conserved exported hypothetical protein (Evidence 4 : Unknown function but conserved in other organisms), translated as MRIRHFMGLAGLSLVMPALALAGIAAAQDLKSLQGAWLAKGSDCADVYAATAKGTSFKKPVDLFAPAFIISGNRLTTPGASCRIKSTRPSGSLQELALDCVNAVSSNDVRVLVARQSDGSLNRYLNSQDTIGSPHQDCARRLP; from the coding sequence TTGAGAATCCGTCACTTCATGGGGTTAGCCGGACTTTCGTTGGTCATGCCAGCTCTGGCCTTAGCCGGAATTGCAGCGGCGCAGGATTTGAAATCCTTGCAGGGAGCTTGGCTGGCTAAAGGCTCTGATTGCGCGGATGTGTACGCCGCGACAGCGAAAGGAACATCCTTCAAAAAGCCCGTCGACCTTTTCGCCCCGGCTTTCATCATCTCCGGCAACCGTCTCACGACGCCAGGTGCCAGCTGTCGTATCAAATCGACCCGCCCCTCTGGCAGCCTCCAAGAGCTCGCTCTTGATTGCGTCAACGCCGTCAGCAGCAATGACGTACGCGTTCTCGTGGCGAGACAATCCGATGGCTCGCTCAACCGATATCTCAATTCGCAGGACACCATCGGCTCACCCCATCAGGATTGCGCGCGACGCCTGCCCTAA